Proteins from a single region of Festucalex cinctus isolate MCC-2025b chromosome 19, RoL_Fcin_1.0, whole genome shotgun sequence:
- the LOC144007754 gene encoding uncharacterized protein LOC144007754 — translation MCTTGKMTPTRVAFVSGLEVKTPNQPSRLPSSVKCRLEEEPNGMRQSNKGVEAPALVRATERKWTFCFFGGDKKKQQPLTCVKLQEAHAGRWKMLQPRNKCEESSCCCSLESIHPPSAYQRSGLGGSSFRRGNPDLPLPSHFNQLLRRDPKAFPGQPRDSLVSPACPGGIRTRCPSHLHWNRPLQTTFDTLYFTLTEHLFSLCLVWG, via the exons ATGTGCACGACGGGCAAGATGACGCCTACACGCGTGGCCTTTGTCTCAG GACTTGAAGTGAAAACTCCCAATCAACCGTCACGTTTACCTTCGTCTGTCAAATGCAG GTTGGAAGAGGAGCCAAATGGGATGAGGCAAAGCAACAA GGGTGTGGAGGCACCAGCTTTAGTGAGGGCTACCGAGAGGAAgtggacattttgtttttttggaggcgacaaaaaaaaacaacag CCACTAACTTGTGTGAAGCTGCAGGAGGCCCACGCAGGAAGATGGAAGATGCTCCAGCCACGAAACAAAT GTGAAGAAAGCAGTTGTTGCTGTTCActggaatccatccatccaccttcCGCTTATCAGAGGTCGGGTctcgggggcagcagctttaggaggggaaacccagaccttcctctccccagccacttcaaccagctcctccggcgcgatcccaaggcgttcccaggccaaccgagagacagtctagtctctccagcgtgtccaggaggcatcagaaccagatgcccgagccaccttcACTGGAATCGTCCGTTGCAAACGACCTTTGACACGTTATATTTCACATTGACTGAACATTTGTTCTCACTTTGTTTGGTTTGGGGTTGA
- the pdcd6ip gene encoding programmed cell death 6-interacting protein isoform X2, which produces MATFISVPLKKSSEVDLVKPLSKYVTSTYSAGEDQAEYIRAVEELNKLRRNALGRPLDKHESSLESLLRYYDQLCAVEPKFPFSENQLCLTFTWKDAFDKGSLFGGSVKLALASLGYEKTCVLFNAAALASQIAAEQNLDNDEGLKNAAKYYQLASGAFAHIKDTVLSALNREPTMDIAPETVGTLSIIMLAQAQEVFFLKATTDRMKDAIIAKLSNQAADFYGDAFKQCQYKDNLPKEVLPVLAAKHCIMQANAELHQSVLAKHKKHFGEEIARLQHAAELVKTVASRYDEYVSVKDLTEKINRSLTAARKDNDFIYHDRVPEVKDLEPIGKATLVKATTITPPLSQKFADLFEKMVPMAVQQSMSAYSQRKSETVNRLVGTMREATNLCNGVLASLNLPAALEDLSGDSVPQSIAEKARTVVQQGGLQSIEQLIKDLPELLTRNREILDEALKMLDDEEATDSELRAKFNQRWNRTPSGDLYKPLRSEGANFRNILDKAVQADQVVKDRYNAHCDMIALLCKPESELNAALPSANPAKTLQGSAVVGVLRSQLAHLDQVKREREALESDIKGVTFDMSTTFLTALAKDGAINEEQLSAGQLDKLYSEHNQRVQASLRQQEELLGQIQTSHQEFSSLKQSDTEANQREEVLKKLASAHDSYMEISSNLREGTKFYNDLTEILLKFQNKCCDIVFARKTERDELLKELQQSIAREPSAPNFNVPSYQSQPPAPAGGPTPAPRTIFNQVPPQTPQQTPAKSQPPARPPPPVLTPPVLTPQTAPTATPPAAGTSTTNPPAAAPPPSTAQGPPYPTYQGYPQYFQMPMGYNPYAYGQYNMPYVPYQAAPGQAGYPAAPPATQGYPGYPQQPSQQPSQQQNYYPQQ; this is translated from the exons ATGGCGACGTTTATTTCCGTGCCGTTGAAAAAGTCCTCCGAGGTGGACTTGGTCAAGCCGCTGTCGAAATACGTGACGTCCACTTACTCGGCGGGCGAGGACCAGGCGGAGTACATCCGAGCCGTGGAGGAGCTCAACAAGCTCCGGAGGAACGCGCTGGGAAGGCCGCTGGACAAACACGAGAGCTCACTGGAGAGCCTACTCAG ATATTATGACCAACTCTGTGCTGTAGAGCCGAAGTTCCCCTTCAGTGAAAACCAG CTTTGCTTAACCTTCACATGGAAAGATGCCTTCGACAAAGGCTCGCTGTTTGGTGGCTCCGTCAAGTTGG CTTTGGCCAGCCTGGGCTACGAGAAGACGTGTGTCCTGTTCAACGCGGCGGCACTTGCCAGCCAGATCGCCGCCGAACAGAACCTGGACAATGACGAGGGCCTCAAAAATGCCGCCAAATATTATCAG CTGGCCAGCGGCGCGTTTGCCCACATCAAAGACACGGTGCTGTCGGCCCTCAACCGCGAGCCCACCATGGACATCGCCCCCGAAACGGTGGGCACCCTCAGCATCATCATGCTGGCCCAGGCCCAGGAGGTCTTCTTCCTCAAAGCTACCACgg ACAGGATGAAGGATGCCATCATCGCCAAGCTGTCCAATCAGGCGGCAGACTTCTACGGCGACGCCTTCAAGCAGTGTCAGTACAAAGATAACCTGCCTAAG GAAGTGCTGCCGGTCCTGGCGGCCAAGCACTGCATCATGCAGGCCAACGCCGAGCTCCACCAGAGCGTCCTCGCCAAGCATAAGAAGCACTTCGGTGAGGAGATCGCTCGCCTACAG CACGCGGCAGAGCTGGTGAAGACGGTGGCGTCGCGCTACGACGAGTACGTGAGCGTCAAGGACCTGACGGAGAAGATCAACCGGTCGCTCACCGCCGCCAGAAAGGACAACGACTTCATCTACCACGACCGCGTGCCCGAGGTCAAGGACCTGGAGCCCATCGGCAAGGCCACGTTGGTTAAGGCCACCACCATCACGCCGCCGCTCAGTCAGAAGTTTGCAG ACTTGTTTGAGAAGATGGTTCCCATGGCGGTCCAGCAATCCATGAGCGCTTACAGCCAGCGCAAATCGGAGACCGTCAACAGACTGGTGGGAACCATGCGAGAGGCCACCAACCTCTGCAACGG CGTTCTGGCATCCCTCAACCTGCCCGCCGCTCTGGAGGACCTCTCCGGAGACTCCGTCCCACAATCCATTGCCGAGAAGGCCCGCACTGTTGTGCAGCAGGGCGGACTGCAGAGCATCGAGCAGCTCATCAAGGACTTGCCTGAGCTGCTCACCCGCAACAGGGAAATTCTGGATGAG GCGCTGAAAATGCTTGACGACGAGGAGGCGACGGACAGCGAGCTCAGGGCCAAATTCAACCAACGCTGGAACAGGACCCCCTCTGGGGACCTCTACAAGCCCCTTCGCTCAG AGGGCGCCAATTTCCGCAACATCCTGGACAAGGCGGTGCAGGCGGACCAGGTGGTGAAGGACCGCTACAACGCCCACTGCGACATGATCGCGCTGCTGTGCAAGCCCGAGAGCGAGCTGAACGCCGCGCTGCCCTCAGCCAACCCCGCCAAGACGCTGCAGGGCAGCGCGGTGGTGGGCGTGCTGCGCTCGCAGCTGGCCCACCTGGACCAGGTGAAGCGGGAGCGCGAGGCGCTGGAGTCGGACATCAAGGGTGTGACCTTCGACATGTCCACCACCTTCCTGACGGCGCTGGCCAAGGACGGCGCCATCAATGAGGAGCAGCTGTCGGCGGGCCAGCTGGACAAGCTGTACAGCGAGCACAACCAGAGGGTGCAGGCCAGCCTTCGCCAGCAGGAGGAGCTGCTGGGACAGATTCAG acgtCTCATCAGGAGTTCAGCAGCCTGAAGCAGTCCGACACGGAGGCCAACCAGCGAGAGGAAGTCCTCAAGAAGCTGGCCTCGGCCCACGACAGTTACATGGAGATCAGCAGCAACCTGCGCGAAGGCACCAAG TTCTACAACGACCTGACGGAGATCCTGCTCAAGTTCCAGAACAAATGCTGCGATATTGTCTTTGCTCGCAAGACGGAGCGGGATGAGCTCCTCAA ggagctGCAGCAGAGCATCGCCCGTGAACCCAGCGCCCCCAACTTCAACGTCCCCTCTTACCAGAGCCAACCTCCGGCCCCTGCCGGCGGCCCGACCCCTGCTCCCAGGACCATCTTT AACCAGGTCCCTCCGCAGACCCCCCAGCAGACCCCAGCCAAATCCCAgccccccgcccggcccccccCGCCTGTCTTGACTCCGCCTGTCTTGACTCCGCAGACCGCGCCGACCGCCACACCCCCCGCCGCCGGCACTTCCACCACCAACCCACCAGCGGCGGCGCCGCCGCCCTCCACGGCACAGGGACCCCCTTACCCCACCTACCAGGGCTACCCGCA GTACTTCCAGATGCCGATGGGCTACAACCCATACGCCTACGGCCAGTACAACATGCCCTACGTACCCTACCAGGCCGCTCCGGGCCAGGCGGGCTACCCGGCCGCCCCCCCGGCTACGCAGGGCTACCCCGGCTACCCCCAGCAGCCCTCCCAGCAGCCCTCGCAGCAGCAGAACTACTACCCTCAGCAATAA
- the pdcd6ip gene encoding programmed cell death 6-interacting protein isoform X1, translating into MATFISVPLKKSSEVDLVKPLSKYVTSTYSAGEDQAEYIRAVEELNKLRRNALGRPLDKHESSLESLLRYYDQLCAVEPKFPFSENQLCLTFTWKDAFDKGSLFGGSVKLALASLGYEKTCVLFNAAALASQIAAEQNLDNDEGLKNAAKYYQLASGAFAHIKDTVLSALNREPTMDIAPETVGTLSIIMLAQAQEVFFLKATTDRMKDAIIAKLSNQAADFYGDAFKQCQYKDNLPKYFYFQEVLPVLAAKHCIMQANAELHQSVLAKHKKHFGEEIARLQHAAELVKTVASRYDEYVSVKDLTEKINRSLTAARKDNDFIYHDRVPEVKDLEPIGKATLVKATTITPPLSQKFADLFEKMVPMAVQQSMSAYSQRKSETVNRLVGTMREATNLCNGVLASLNLPAALEDLSGDSVPQSIAEKARTVVQQGGLQSIEQLIKDLPELLTRNREILDEALKMLDDEEATDSELRAKFNQRWNRTPSGDLYKPLRSEGANFRNILDKAVQADQVVKDRYNAHCDMIALLCKPESELNAALPSANPAKTLQGSAVVGVLRSQLAHLDQVKREREALESDIKGVTFDMSTTFLTALAKDGAINEEQLSAGQLDKLYSEHNQRVQASLRQQEELLGQIQTSHQEFSSLKQSDTEANQREEVLKKLASAHDSYMEISSNLREGTKFYNDLTEILLKFQNKCCDIVFARKTERDELLKELQQSIAREPSAPNFNVPSYQSQPPAPAGGPTPAPRTIFNQVPPQTPQQTPAKSQPPARPPPPVLTPPVLTPQTAPTATPPAAGTSTTNPPAAAPPPSTAQGPPYPTYQGYPQYFQMPMGYNPYAYGQYNMPYVPYQAAPGQAGYPAAPPATQGYPGYPQQPSQQPSQQQNYYPQQ; encoded by the exons ATGGCGACGTTTATTTCCGTGCCGTTGAAAAAGTCCTCCGAGGTGGACTTGGTCAAGCCGCTGTCGAAATACGTGACGTCCACTTACTCGGCGGGCGAGGACCAGGCGGAGTACATCCGAGCCGTGGAGGAGCTCAACAAGCTCCGGAGGAACGCGCTGGGAAGGCCGCTGGACAAACACGAGAGCTCACTGGAGAGCCTACTCAG ATATTATGACCAACTCTGTGCTGTAGAGCCGAAGTTCCCCTTCAGTGAAAACCAG CTTTGCTTAACCTTCACATGGAAAGATGCCTTCGACAAAGGCTCGCTGTTTGGTGGCTCCGTCAAGTTGG CTTTGGCCAGCCTGGGCTACGAGAAGACGTGTGTCCTGTTCAACGCGGCGGCACTTGCCAGCCAGATCGCCGCCGAACAGAACCTGGACAATGACGAGGGCCTCAAAAATGCCGCCAAATATTATCAG CTGGCCAGCGGCGCGTTTGCCCACATCAAAGACACGGTGCTGTCGGCCCTCAACCGCGAGCCCACCATGGACATCGCCCCCGAAACGGTGGGCACCCTCAGCATCATCATGCTGGCCCAGGCCCAGGAGGTCTTCTTCCTCAAAGCTACCACgg ACAGGATGAAGGATGCCATCATCGCCAAGCTGTCCAATCAGGCGGCAGACTTCTACGGCGACGCCTTCAAGCAGTGTCAGTACAAAGATAACCTGCCTAAG TATTTTTACTTTCAGGAAGTGCTGCCGGTCCTGGCGGCCAAGCACTGCATCATGCAGGCCAACGCCGAGCTCCACCAGAGCGTCCTCGCCAAGCATAAGAAGCACTTCGGTGAGGAGATCGCTCGCCTACAG CACGCGGCAGAGCTGGTGAAGACGGTGGCGTCGCGCTACGACGAGTACGTGAGCGTCAAGGACCTGACGGAGAAGATCAACCGGTCGCTCACCGCCGCCAGAAAGGACAACGACTTCATCTACCACGACCGCGTGCCCGAGGTCAAGGACCTGGAGCCCATCGGCAAGGCCACGTTGGTTAAGGCCACCACCATCACGCCGCCGCTCAGTCAGAAGTTTGCAG ACTTGTTTGAGAAGATGGTTCCCATGGCGGTCCAGCAATCCATGAGCGCTTACAGCCAGCGCAAATCGGAGACCGTCAACAGACTGGTGGGAACCATGCGAGAGGCCACCAACCTCTGCAACGG CGTTCTGGCATCCCTCAACCTGCCCGCCGCTCTGGAGGACCTCTCCGGAGACTCCGTCCCACAATCCATTGCCGAGAAGGCCCGCACTGTTGTGCAGCAGGGCGGACTGCAGAGCATCGAGCAGCTCATCAAGGACTTGCCTGAGCTGCTCACCCGCAACAGGGAAATTCTGGATGAG GCGCTGAAAATGCTTGACGACGAGGAGGCGACGGACAGCGAGCTCAGGGCCAAATTCAACCAACGCTGGAACAGGACCCCCTCTGGGGACCTCTACAAGCCCCTTCGCTCAG AGGGCGCCAATTTCCGCAACATCCTGGACAAGGCGGTGCAGGCGGACCAGGTGGTGAAGGACCGCTACAACGCCCACTGCGACATGATCGCGCTGCTGTGCAAGCCCGAGAGCGAGCTGAACGCCGCGCTGCCCTCAGCCAACCCCGCCAAGACGCTGCAGGGCAGCGCGGTGGTGGGCGTGCTGCGCTCGCAGCTGGCCCACCTGGACCAGGTGAAGCGGGAGCGCGAGGCGCTGGAGTCGGACATCAAGGGTGTGACCTTCGACATGTCCACCACCTTCCTGACGGCGCTGGCCAAGGACGGCGCCATCAATGAGGAGCAGCTGTCGGCGGGCCAGCTGGACAAGCTGTACAGCGAGCACAACCAGAGGGTGCAGGCCAGCCTTCGCCAGCAGGAGGAGCTGCTGGGACAGATTCAG acgtCTCATCAGGAGTTCAGCAGCCTGAAGCAGTCCGACACGGAGGCCAACCAGCGAGAGGAAGTCCTCAAGAAGCTGGCCTCGGCCCACGACAGTTACATGGAGATCAGCAGCAACCTGCGCGAAGGCACCAAG TTCTACAACGACCTGACGGAGATCCTGCTCAAGTTCCAGAACAAATGCTGCGATATTGTCTTTGCTCGCAAGACGGAGCGGGATGAGCTCCTCAA ggagctGCAGCAGAGCATCGCCCGTGAACCCAGCGCCCCCAACTTCAACGTCCCCTCTTACCAGAGCCAACCTCCGGCCCCTGCCGGCGGCCCGACCCCTGCTCCCAGGACCATCTTT AACCAGGTCCCTCCGCAGACCCCCCAGCAGACCCCAGCCAAATCCCAgccccccgcccggcccccccCGCCTGTCTTGACTCCGCCTGTCTTGACTCCGCAGACCGCGCCGACCGCCACACCCCCCGCCGCCGGCACTTCCACCACCAACCCACCAGCGGCGGCGCCGCCGCCCTCCACGGCACAGGGACCCCCTTACCCCACCTACCAGGGCTACCCGCA GTACTTCCAGATGCCGATGGGCTACAACCCATACGCCTACGGCCAGTACAACATGCCCTACGTACCCTACCAGGCCGCTCCGGGCCAGGCGGGCTACCCGGCCGCCCCCCCGGCTACGCAGGGCTACCCCGGCTACCCCCAGCAGCCCTCCCAGCAGCCCTCGCAGCAGCAGAACTACTACCCTCAGCAATAA
- the pdcd6ip gene encoding programmed cell death 6-interacting protein isoform X3: MATFISVPLKKSSEVDLVKPLSKYVTSTYSAGEDQAEYIRAVEELNKLRRNALGRPLDKHESSLESLLRYYDQLCAVEPKFPFSENQLCLTFTWKDAFDKGSLFGGSVKLALASLGYEKTCVLFNAAALASQIAAEQNLDNDEGLKNAAKYYQLASGAFAHIKDTVLSALNREPTMDIAPETVGTLSIIMLAQAQEVFFLKATTDRMKDAIIAKLSNQAADFYGDAFKQCQYKDNLPKYFYFQEVLPVLAAKHCIMQANAELHQSVLAKHKKHFGEEIARLQHAAELVKTVASRYDEYVSVKDLTEKINRSLTAARKDNDFIYHDRVPEVKDLEPIGKATLVKATTITPPLSQKFADLFEKMVPMAVQQSMSAYSQRKSETVNRLVGTMREATNLCNGVLASLNLPAALEDLSGDSVPQSIAEKARTVVQQGGLQSIEQLIKDLPELLTRNREILDEALKMLDDEEATDSELRAKFNQRWNRTPSGDLYKPLRSEGANFRNILDKAVQADQVVKDRYNAHCDMIALLCKPESELNAALPSANPAKTLQGSAVVGVLRSQLAHLDQVKREREALESDIKGVTFDMSTTFLTALAKDGAINEEQLSAGQLDKLYSEHNQRVQASLRQQEELLGQIQTSHQEFSSLKQSDTEANQREEVLKKLASAHDSYMEISSNLREGTKFYNDLTEILLKFQNKCCDIVFARKTERDELLKELQQSIAREPSAPNFNVPSYQSQPPAPAGGPTPAPRTIFTAPTATPPAAGTSTTNPPAAAPPPSTAQGPPYPTYQGYPQYFQMPMGYNPYAYGQYNMPYVPYQAAPGQAGYPAAPPATQGYPGYPQQPSQQPSQQQNYYPQQ; encoded by the exons ATGGCGACGTTTATTTCCGTGCCGTTGAAAAAGTCCTCCGAGGTGGACTTGGTCAAGCCGCTGTCGAAATACGTGACGTCCACTTACTCGGCGGGCGAGGACCAGGCGGAGTACATCCGAGCCGTGGAGGAGCTCAACAAGCTCCGGAGGAACGCGCTGGGAAGGCCGCTGGACAAACACGAGAGCTCACTGGAGAGCCTACTCAG ATATTATGACCAACTCTGTGCTGTAGAGCCGAAGTTCCCCTTCAGTGAAAACCAG CTTTGCTTAACCTTCACATGGAAAGATGCCTTCGACAAAGGCTCGCTGTTTGGTGGCTCCGTCAAGTTGG CTTTGGCCAGCCTGGGCTACGAGAAGACGTGTGTCCTGTTCAACGCGGCGGCACTTGCCAGCCAGATCGCCGCCGAACAGAACCTGGACAATGACGAGGGCCTCAAAAATGCCGCCAAATATTATCAG CTGGCCAGCGGCGCGTTTGCCCACATCAAAGACACGGTGCTGTCGGCCCTCAACCGCGAGCCCACCATGGACATCGCCCCCGAAACGGTGGGCACCCTCAGCATCATCATGCTGGCCCAGGCCCAGGAGGTCTTCTTCCTCAAAGCTACCACgg ACAGGATGAAGGATGCCATCATCGCCAAGCTGTCCAATCAGGCGGCAGACTTCTACGGCGACGCCTTCAAGCAGTGTCAGTACAAAGATAACCTGCCTAAG TATTTTTACTTTCAGGAAGTGCTGCCGGTCCTGGCGGCCAAGCACTGCATCATGCAGGCCAACGCCGAGCTCCACCAGAGCGTCCTCGCCAAGCATAAGAAGCACTTCGGTGAGGAGATCGCTCGCCTACAG CACGCGGCAGAGCTGGTGAAGACGGTGGCGTCGCGCTACGACGAGTACGTGAGCGTCAAGGACCTGACGGAGAAGATCAACCGGTCGCTCACCGCCGCCAGAAAGGACAACGACTTCATCTACCACGACCGCGTGCCCGAGGTCAAGGACCTGGAGCCCATCGGCAAGGCCACGTTGGTTAAGGCCACCACCATCACGCCGCCGCTCAGTCAGAAGTTTGCAG ACTTGTTTGAGAAGATGGTTCCCATGGCGGTCCAGCAATCCATGAGCGCTTACAGCCAGCGCAAATCGGAGACCGTCAACAGACTGGTGGGAACCATGCGAGAGGCCACCAACCTCTGCAACGG CGTTCTGGCATCCCTCAACCTGCCCGCCGCTCTGGAGGACCTCTCCGGAGACTCCGTCCCACAATCCATTGCCGAGAAGGCCCGCACTGTTGTGCAGCAGGGCGGACTGCAGAGCATCGAGCAGCTCATCAAGGACTTGCCTGAGCTGCTCACCCGCAACAGGGAAATTCTGGATGAG GCGCTGAAAATGCTTGACGACGAGGAGGCGACGGACAGCGAGCTCAGGGCCAAATTCAACCAACGCTGGAACAGGACCCCCTCTGGGGACCTCTACAAGCCCCTTCGCTCAG AGGGCGCCAATTTCCGCAACATCCTGGACAAGGCGGTGCAGGCGGACCAGGTGGTGAAGGACCGCTACAACGCCCACTGCGACATGATCGCGCTGCTGTGCAAGCCCGAGAGCGAGCTGAACGCCGCGCTGCCCTCAGCCAACCCCGCCAAGACGCTGCAGGGCAGCGCGGTGGTGGGCGTGCTGCGCTCGCAGCTGGCCCACCTGGACCAGGTGAAGCGGGAGCGCGAGGCGCTGGAGTCGGACATCAAGGGTGTGACCTTCGACATGTCCACCACCTTCCTGACGGCGCTGGCCAAGGACGGCGCCATCAATGAGGAGCAGCTGTCGGCGGGCCAGCTGGACAAGCTGTACAGCGAGCACAACCAGAGGGTGCAGGCCAGCCTTCGCCAGCAGGAGGAGCTGCTGGGACAGATTCAG acgtCTCATCAGGAGTTCAGCAGCCTGAAGCAGTCCGACACGGAGGCCAACCAGCGAGAGGAAGTCCTCAAGAAGCTGGCCTCGGCCCACGACAGTTACATGGAGATCAGCAGCAACCTGCGCGAAGGCACCAAG TTCTACAACGACCTGACGGAGATCCTGCTCAAGTTCCAGAACAAATGCTGCGATATTGTCTTTGCTCGCAAGACGGAGCGGGATGAGCTCCTCAA ggagctGCAGCAGAGCATCGCCCGTGAACCCAGCGCCCCCAACTTCAACGTCCCCTCTTACCAGAGCCAACCTCCGGCCCCTGCCGGCGGCCCGACCCCTGCTCCCAGGACCATCTTT ACCGCGCCGACCGCCACACCCCCCGCCGCCGGCACTTCCACCACCAACCCACCAGCGGCGGCGCCGCCGCCCTCCACGGCACAGGGACCCCCTTACCCCACCTACCAGGGCTACCCGCA GTACTTCCAGATGCCGATGGGCTACAACCCATACGCCTACGGCCAGTACAACATGCCCTACGTACCCTACCAGGCCGCTCCGGGCCAGGCGGGCTACCCGGCCGCCCCCCCGGCTACGCAGGGCTACCCCGGCTACCCCCAGCAGCCCTCCCAGCAGCCCTCGCAGCAGCAGAACTACTACCCTCAGCAATAA